One Natrinema marinum genomic window carries:
- a CDS encoding oligosaccharyl transferase, archaeosortase A system-associated — protein MSTDTEHVEEGTETSLLASFRDWYHLPVLGAVILFMIWVRTQSYSRFVTEDGAPALAGVDSWYHWRTLNWTAENYPHTMPYEVWTGFPTGNYVGQFGTLYDQLIVTAAMIVGLGDPSQQTLYAVALLSIPVMAALVAIPVFYAGRRLGGTLGGLVAVVVLALAKGQFLARSTVGQLDHHTGEILFMAIAVLAMMVAVTVGEREKPIYELVADRDWTALRTPAIYSALAGVALTLYMWVWPSGVLLVGIFGAFFVVQLSLDYARGVSPDHLAFVGAVSMGVTALLMTLLIENPTMGSTSFGLLQPLLALLVAVGCLFLAWLAREWNNRDLERQYYPLAVGGLIAATLLVMWLALPDLYNATVGNAIRRMLPIGGTATDLTIVEAQPPEDFFNRVFTEFGAAFYTMLAGLAFLAIRPLFGRKFRAEHTLVIVWALFLISMAATQVRFMYYLLLAVAIVNAAFIAELVQLFNLDLERSLASLRELETYQVIVVVLVVLLLFAPLLPPLASATAWQQGKATGPQSDSITWEGSNEWLQENTPRPGNYGGANNADQLDYYGTYTPGDGDYDYPEGAYGVMSWWDYGHLITTQAERIPHSNPFQQNARSSAAFFTAESEERGELIMEAIAEGQPVADRSTEELRQAVSEGESGEPIKYVMIDYAMAGGKFGAITRWTGPGYGHYVTPQNYNGGPINASELGQVYGDLPYDDTMLSQLYFDDTNNMEHYRLVHEGADAGTATYVSYAQVDNNGQVVFLGPNNQPVPAGQGRPAVAVNQRMNPQRIAQIQNHPNYQVFDVKQAAAVKTFERVEGATITGSADEVSDPANATVAAQVELETNSGRTFNYTQRGTLAEDGSFELTVPYATNDALGVDDGYTNSSVEATGNYTVNVIASENGSIDQYSGETAVPEPAVIDGETVDVSLEAVENPSGNESAGNESSGETSESSGNETGTGDGTTANAVTPVAAEPAR, from the coding sequence ATGAGTACTGACACCGAACACGTCGAGGAGGGCACCGAAACATCTCTCCTCGCGTCGTTCCGCGACTGGTATCACCTCCCCGTCCTCGGGGCGGTGATCCTCTTTATGATCTGGGTGCGCACCCAGTCCTATAGCCGATTCGTCACCGAGGACGGGGCGCCTGCGCTCGCGGGCGTCGACTCGTGGTATCACTGGCGAACGCTCAACTGGACGGCCGAAAACTACCCGCATACGATGCCGTACGAGGTCTGGACCGGGTTCCCGACGGGCAACTACGTGGGCCAGTTCGGCACGCTGTACGACCAGCTCATCGTTACTGCGGCGATGATCGTCGGCCTCGGCGATCCCTCCCAACAGACGCTGTACGCGGTCGCGCTCCTGTCGATCCCTGTCATGGCGGCGCTCGTCGCGATCCCCGTCTTCTACGCGGGCCGGCGCCTCGGCGGGACACTCGGCGGCCTCGTCGCCGTGGTCGTCCTCGCGCTTGCAAAAGGGCAGTTCCTCGCGCGCTCGACGGTGGGTCAACTCGACCACCACACCGGCGAGATCCTCTTCATGGCGATCGCCGTCCTCGCGATGATGGTAGCCGTCACCGTCGGCGAACGCGAGAAACCGATCTACGAACTGGTCGCCGACCGCGACTGGACGGCCCTCCGCACCCCTGCAATCTACAGCGCCCTCGCGGGCGTCGCCCTCACGCTCTACATGTGGGTCTGGCCATCCGGCGTCCTGCTGGTCGGCATCTTCGGTGCGTTCTTCGTCGTCCAACTCTCGCTCGACTACGCCCGCGGCGTCTCCCCCGACCACCTCGCCTTCGTCGGCGCAGTCAGCATGGGCGTTACCGCCCTCCTCATGACGCTGCTGATCGAGAACCCCACGATGGGCTCGACGAGCTTCGGGCTGCTCCAACCCCTGCTCGCTTTGCTCGTGGCCGTCGGCTGTCTGTTCTTGGCCTGGCTCGCCCGTGAGTGGAACAACCGCGATCTCGAGCGTCAGTACTACCCCCTCGCGGTCGGCGGCCTCATCGCGGCCACGCTGCTGGTCATGTGGCTCGCCCTCCCCGACCTCTACAACGCGACCGTGGGTAACGCCATCCGGCGGATGCTTCCCATCGGCGGGACCGCGACCGACCTCACCATCGTCGAAGCCCAGCCGCCCGAGGACTTCTTCAATCGCGTCTTCACCGAGTTCGGCGCGGCGTTCTATACGATGCTCGCCGGGCTCGCCTTCCTCGCGATCCGGCCGCTGTTCGGCCGGAAATTCCGCGCCGAGCACACGCTCGTCATCGTCTGGGCGCTGTTCCTCATCAGCATGGCCGCAACGCAGGTGCGCTTCATGTACTACCTGCTGCTCGCGGTGGCGATCGTCAACGCGGCGTTCATCGCCGAACTCGTCCAGCTGTTCAATCTGGATCTCGAGCGCAGCCTCGCCTCGCTGCGCGAGCTCGAGACCTACCAGGTGATCGTCGTCGTCCTCGTCGTGCTCCTACTCTTCGCGCCACTGCTCCCGCCGCTCGCCTCCGCCACCGCGTGGCAACAGGGCAAAGCCACCGGCCCCCAGAGCGATTCGATTACGTGGGAGGGGTCGAACGAATGGCTCCAGGAGAACACACCCCGGCCGGGCAACTACGGCGGGGCGAACAACGCCGATCAGCTCGACTACTACGGGACCTACACGCCCGGTGACGGCGACTACGACTATCCGGAGGGCGCCTATGGAGTCATGTCGTGGTGGGACTACGGCCACCTGATCACCACGCAGGCCGAGCGGATCCCCCACTCGAACCCGTTCCAGCAGAACGCGCGGTCCTCGGCAGCGTTCTTCACCGCCGAATCGGAAGAGCGCGGTGAACTGATCATGGAAGCGATCGCCGAAGGCCAACCGGTCGCCGACAGATCCACCGAGGAACTCCGACAGGCGGTCTCAGAGGGCGAGTCCGGCGAGCCGATCAAGTACGTGATGATCGACTACGCGATGGCCGGCGGGAAGTTCGGTGCGATCACCCGCTGGACCGGCCCCGGCTACGGCCACTACGTGACGCCCCAGAATTATAATGGCGGGCCGATCAACGCCAGTGAGCTCGGCCAGGTCTACGGCGACCTGCCGTACGACGACACGATGCTGTCCCAGTTGTACTTCGACGACACCAACAACATGGAACACTACCGTCTCGTCCACGAAGGCGCCGACGCCGGGACGGCCACCTACGTCAGCTACGCACAGGTCGACAACAACGGGCAGGTCGTCTTCCTCGGCCCGAACAACCAGCCGGTCCCCGCGGGTCAGGGCCGCCCCGCCGTGGCCGTCAACCAGCGGATGAACCCCCAGCGGATCGCCCAGATCCAGAACCACCCGAACTATCAGGTCTTCGACGTCAAGCAGGCCGCCGCCGTGAAGACGTTCGAACGCGTCGAGGGCGCGACGATCACCGGCAGCGCCGACGAGGTGTCCGACCCCGCAAACGCTACCGTCGCCGCACAGGTCGAACTCGAGACGAACTCGGGGCGGACCTTCAACTACACGCAGCGCGGCACGCTCGCCGAGGACGGGAGCTTCGAGCTGACGGTGCCGTACGCGACGAACGACGCACTCGGCGTCGACGATGGCTACACCAACAGCAGCGTCGAGGCGACCGGCAACTACACCGTCAACGTCATCGCCTCCGAGAACGGATCGATCGATCAGTACAGCGGCGAGACAGCCGTCCCCGAGCCCGCGGTGATCGATGGCGAGACGGTCGACGTCTCCCTCGAGGCGGTGGAGAACCCGTCGGGCAACGAATCGGCCGGCAACGAAAGCAGCGGTGAGACCAGCGAGAGCAGCGGTAACGAGACCGGTACCGGCGACGGGACCACAGCGAACGCCGTCACGCCAGTCGCGGCCGAGCCAGCGCGCTGA
- the aglG gene encoding glucosyl-dolichyl phosphate glucuronosyltransferase, with translation MKVSVVICTYAMDRYDVFSECVDSVLAQTYEPLEVVLVVDGNDAVFERVQEDYGGLEEVVLHCNDANQGISYSRTRGAELATGEVVAFIDDDAVAEEDWVAELARVYDETDAIAVGGHVAPDWVTEKPDFFPAEFYWLVGCDERGMGEHMEELRNTYGSNISFRRDVFLSVGGYDENTGRQGDRHIQAHEAPVCIRMANKYGKGVIYNTDAVVHHKLFDYRGDFRWLVFRSFWQGYSKRIMDLLLPEAKGDKNAYLGHLMLEFVPDRLSSLLQRPSIPKVKQLVTIFVFTAAVGFGYLYGLADVDRSELTVDHDAALEA, from the coding sequence ATGAAGGTCTCCGTCGTCATCTGTACGTACGCGATGGACCGCTACGACGTGTTTTCCGAGTGTGTGGATAGCGTCCTCGCCCAGACGTATGAGCCCCTCGAGGTCGTACTCGTCGTCGACGGGAACGACGCGGTGTTCGAACGGGTCCAAGAAGACTACGGCGGGCTCGAGGAGGTTGTCCTCCACTGTAACGACGCGAACCAGGGCATCTCTTACAGCCGCACACGGGGCGCCGAGCTCGCGACCGGCGAAGTGGTGGCGTTTATCGACGACGACGCCGTCGCCGAAGAAGACTGGGTCGCCGAACTGGCACGCGTCTACGACGAAACCGATGCGATCGCCGTCGGCGGCCACGTCGCGCCCGACTGGGTGACGGAAAAGCCGGACTTCTTCCCCGCGGAGTTCTACTGGCTCGTCGGCTGTGACGAGCGTGGCATGGGCGAGCACATGGAGGAGTTGCGCAACACGTACGGCTCGAACATCTCCTTCCGCCGGGACGTGTTCCTCTCGGTGGGTGGCTACGACGAGAACACCGGGCGACAGGGTGATCGGCATATCCAGGCCCACGAGGCGCCGGTCTGTATCCGGATGGCCAATAAGTATGGCAAGGGCGTGATCTACAATACTGATGCTGTCGTCCATCACAAGCTCTTCGACTACCGTGGAGACTTCCGGTGGCTCGTGTTCCGTTCGTTCTGGCAAGGCTACTCGAAGCGGATCATGGATCTGCTGTTGCCCGAGGCGAAGGGCGACAAGAACGCGTATTTAGGGCATCTAATGCTCGAATTCGTTCCGGATCGGCTCTCGAGTCTTCTGCAGCGGCCCTCGATTCCGAAAGTGAAGCAGCTGGTGACGATTTTCGTCTTCACCGCGGCTGTTGGGTTCGGCTACCTATATGGGCTGGCCGACGTCGATCGATCGGAATTAACTGTTGATCACGACGCAGCGCTAGAGGCTTAA
- a CDS encoding glycosyltransferase yields MNPDISVVIPVYNDPKGLSTTLNCLVQIDYTNAEFAVVDNGSVDRTPDTVRSYNDSRVLLYRETDIQSSYAARNTGIRNTDSDILAFVDADMTVSEDWLESALQTFQTQDADYMGCNVELTLPEDPALAARYDHHTGFPVQQYLEHQQFAPTCCLFVRREVFEDIGLFDHRLISGGDKEFGNRVHDAGYDMHFAEDVTMYHPTRNTVRELVNKDHRVGRGLCQLQRYHPDRYGTPGVPPRPSGVKTPDPELGTSDRLAFSALSTFLTGVRGLGYYGEYLTGDRRDDLGGIPELD; encoded by the coding sequence GTGAATCCGGATATTTCGGTCGTCATCCCCGTTTATAATGATCCGAAAGGTCTCTCAACCACTCTTAACTGCCTAGTACAAATAGACTATACAAACGCCGAGTTTGCCGTCGTGGATAACGGCTCGGTCGATCGAACTCCTGACACTGTCCGTTCCTATAATGACTCTCGAGTTCTTCTCTACCGTGAAACGGATATCCAATCTTCCTACGCCGCCCGCAACACCGGTATTCGAAACACCGATAGCGACATCCTTGCCTTCGTCGACGCGGACATGACCGTCTCTGAGGACTGGCTTGAGTCGGCCCTCCAAACCTTCCAAACTCAAGACGCCGACTACATGGGTTGCAACGTCGAACTCACCCTCCCGGAGGACCCCGCGCTCGCCGCTCGCTACGATCACCACACCGGCTTCCCCGTCCAGCAGTATCTCGAACACCAGCAGTTCGCACCGACTTGTTGTCTCTTCGTCCGCCGTGAGGTCTTCGAGGACATCGGCCTCTTCGATCATAGACTCATCTCCGGCGGCGACAAGGAGTTCGGCAATCGAGTTCACGACGCGGGCTATGACATGCACTTCGCCGAGGACGTCACGATGTATCACCCGACGCGAAACACCGTCCGCGAACTCGTCAACAAAGATCACCGTGTCGGCCGCGGTCTCTGCCAACTTCAGCGGTATCATCCCGACCGATACGGTACGCCGGGCGTTCCGCCACGACCGAGCGGCGTCAAAACCCCCGATCCAGAACTCGGGACGAGCGATCGGCTTGCCTTCAGTGCGCTCTCGACGTTCCTCACCGGGGTGCGTGGCCTCGGTTACTATGGGGAGTACCTCACCGGCGATCGTCGTGATGACCTTGGCGGGATACCAGAACTCGACTGA
- a CDS encoding sugar phosphate nucleotidyltransferase → MSVRSAIVLAAGEGKRLRPLTEHRPKPMLPAATKPILEHVFDALIAAGVTDITVVVGYGRNRVQSHFGSTYRDVPLTYVIQEKQLGSGHALLAAEAEIEGPSLVVNGDQLVDRRIVEDVVAAHDADAAATLGLIRHRDVADYGGVILKRDGADGSSRRVTEIVENPRDDRSYQLNAGVYALEARAFDAVRAASSRPGEHTLVDGLAALIDGDVGTVQGVVSDGIWIDATYPWDLLAVADALLEDTADGIVERHVGSSARIHEDATVREPVVVAEDCVVGPGAVIGPNVCLGENVTVDSNAVVEHSVVDADTRIGPNATLVDCVTGRGVRVGPGSTVVGGPGDVHVRDRIHRDEDLGALLADRVRDEGGVTYAPGTVVGSSAVLGTGVTVCGSIDAETEVRN, encoded by the coding sequence ATGAGCGTTCGATCCGCTATCGTTCTCGCCGCTGGAGAGGGGAAGCGGTTACGGCCGTTGACGGAACATCGGCCCAAGCCCATGTTACCTGCTGCCACCAAACCCATTCTAGAGCACGTGTTCGACGCGTTGATTGCGGCCGGCGTCACGGATATTACCGTCGTTGTCGGCTACGGCCGCAATCGTGTCCAGTCTCACTTCGGATCGACCTATCGTGACGTACCACTGACCTACGTCATTCAGGAGAAACAGCTCGGGAGCGGCCACGCGCTGCTGGCTGCTGAGGCCGAAATCGAGGGGCCGTCGCTCGTCGTCAACGGCGACCAGCTCGTCGACCGGCGGATCGTCGAGGACGTCGTCGCGGCCCACGACGCCGACGCCGCGGCCACCCTCGGACTGATTCGCCACCGCGACGTTGCCGACTACGGCGGCGTGATCCTCAAGCGCGACGGGGCTGACGGGTCATCCCGGCGAGTCACCGAGATCGTCGAGAATCCGCGGGACGATCGGAGCTACCAGCTCAACGCTGGCGTCTACGCCCTTGAGGCGCGTGCGTTCGACGCCGTCCGAGCGGCGAGTTCCCGGCCCGGCGAGCACACGCTGGTCGACGGGCTCGCGGCGCTGATCGACGGCGACGTGGGAACGGTCCAAGGCGTCGTCTCCGACGGGATCTGGATCGACGCGACCTACCCCTGGGATTTGCTGGCGGTCGCCGACGCCCTCCTCGAGGACACGGCCGATGGGATCGTCGAGAGGCACGTGGGCTCCTCGGCACGGATCCACGAGGACGCGACGGTCCGCGAACCTGTTGTCGTCGCTGAGGACTGCGTCGTCGGCCCCGGCGCGGTGATCGGTCCGAACGTCTGTCTCGGCGAGAACGTCACCGTGGATTCGAACGCCGTCGTCGAACACAGCGTCGTCGACGCCGACACGCGAATCGGACCGAACGCGACCCTCGTCGACTGCGTGACCGGCCGCGGCGTCCGCGTCGGTCCCGGTTCGACCGTCGTCGGCGGCCCGGGCGACGTCCACGTCCGAGACCGGATCCACCGGGACGAGGACCTTGGCGCCTTGCTGGCCGACAGAGTGCGCGACGAGGGCGGCGTGACGTACGCGCCGGGGACGGTCGTCGGGTCGAGCGCCGTGCTCGGCACCGGAGTGACCGTCTGCGGCTCGATCGACGCTGAGACGGAGGTACGCAACTGA
- the glmS gene encoding glutamine--fructose-6-phosphate transaminase (isomerizing): MCGIVGYVGNGETDAIDVLLNGLSSLEYRGYDSTGVAVANGALRVHKREGEFSALESTLPTESLRGDSIGIGHTRWSTHGPPSDANAHPHTDSENRVAVVHNGIVENYQALRDELTAEGVDFESETDTEVIPHLIGQALSAGAAPETAFRRAIDRLEGSYAVAAVFASSDEIYAARQESPLVLGIGDDGYYLASDAPAFIDYTDRVVYLEDGQFARLSPGEFVVTDANGTVVDTTVETLEWDAEDAGKSGYDHYMLKEINEQPTALRQCLRGRVDGLSSTVELAELADLEPSWPVQFVACGTSYHAAMFGAELLRERGVPAQTFLASEYDADRVLVGESTLVVGVTQSGETADTMRALREANRAGARTVAVTNTVGSSAARECDHALYIRAGPEICVAATKTFASQQVALTLLACRLSDASTHDVVQALRDVPDQVQHVLDTSRASEIAAEYVDSDAFFFIGRGHQYPVALEGALKMKEITYRHAEGFAAGELKHGPMALVSEETPVFAVVIGDGERAHKTVSNVKEVEARDAPVVAVTDGQTDVERYADRVLKVPASNDVAGAITANVQLQLVSYWVANELGRSIDKPRHLAKSVTVE; encoded by the coding sequence ATGTGCGGGATCGTCGGCTACGTCGGCAACGGCGAGACCGACGCGATCGACGTGCTGCTGAACGGGCTCTCCAGCCTCGAGTACCGCGGCTACGACTCCACAGGCGTCGCCGTGGCCAATGGAGCGCTTCGGGTTCACAAACGGGAAGGCGAGTTCTCGGCGCTCGAGTCGACGCTGCCGACGGAGTCGCTGCGCGGCGACTCGATCGGGATCGGCCACACCCGCTGGAGTACACACGGGCCGCCGTCGGATGCCAACGCTCACCCGCACACGGACAGCGAGAATCGGGTCGCGGTGGTCCACAACGGCATTGTCGAGAACTATCAGGCACTGCGGGACGAACTGACCGCTGAGGGCGTCGACTTCGAGAGCGAGACGGATACCGAGGTCATCCCGCACCTGATCGGGCAGGCCCTATCTGCGGGCGCGGCGCCGGAGACCGCGTTTCGGCGGGCGATCGATCGCCTTGAGGGGAGCTACGCCGTCGCGGCCGTGTTCGCCAGCTCGGACGAGATCTACGCGGCCCGGCAGGAATCGCCGCTGGTACTCGGGATCGGCGATGATGGCTACTATCTGGCCAGTGACGCCCCGGCGTTCATCGACTACACCGATCGCGTGGTCTACCTCGAGGACGGCCAGTTCGCGCGGCTCTCGCCCGGTGAGTTCGTCGTTACGGATGCCAACGGGACCGTCGTCGACACGACCGTCGAGACCCTCGAGTGGGACGCCGAAGACGCCGGGAAGTCTGGATACGACCACTACATGCTCAAGGAGATCAACGAACAGCCGACGGCCCTCCGTCAGTGTCTGCGCGGTCGCGTCGACGGACTCAGCAGTACCGTGGAGCTCGCGGAGTTGGCCGATCTCGAGCCGTCGTGGCCGGTGCAGTTCGTCGCCTGCGGCACCTCCTATCACGCCGCCATGTTCGGCGCGGAACTGTTGCGCGAGCGTGGTGTCCCGGCTCAGACGTTTTTGGCCAGCGAGTACGATGCCGATCGGGTGCTGGTCGGCGAGTCGACGCTCGTCGTCGGCGTGACTCAGAGCGGTGAGACCGCCGACACGATGCGGGCGCTGCGCGAGGCCAACCGCGCCGGCGCGCGGACCGTCGCGGTGACGAATACCGTCGGGAGTTCTGCTGCGCGCGAATGTGATCACGCGCTCTACATCCGGGCCGGGCCGGAAATCTGCGTCGCCGCGACGAAGACCTTCGCGAGCCAGCAGGTCGCGCTGACGCTACTGGCCTGCCGGCTCAGCGACGCGTCGACGCACGATGTCGTGCAGGCGTTGCGTGACGTGCCCGATCAGGTCCAGCACGTTCTGGACACGTCGCGAGCGTCGGAGATTGCCGCGGAGTACGTCGACTCCGATGCGTTCTTCTTCATCGGCCGGGGCCACCAGTACCCCGTGGCCCTCGAAGGTGCACTCAAGATGAAGGAGATCACGTACCGCCACGCCGAGGGGTTCGCCGCCGGCGAACTGAAACACGGTCCGATGGCACTGGTTTCTGAGGAGACGCCCGTCTTCGCGGTCGTCATTGGAGACGGCGAACGCGCCCACAAGACCGTTAGTAACGTAAAAGAGGTCGAAGCGCGCGACGCGCCTGTCGTTGCGGTCACTGACGGGCAGACAGATGTCGAGCGGTACGCGGATCGGGTGCTCAAGGTGCCGGCCTCGAACGACGTGGCCGGGGCAATCACGGCGAACGTGCAACTTCAACTGGTCTCCTACTGGGTCGCCAACGAGCTAGGACGGTCGATCGACAAGCCACGGCATCTGGCGAAGAGCGTGACCGTGGAATGA
- a CDS encoding polysaccharide biosynthesis protein, whose product MITGNNILLTGGAGSVARTLIPRFLDQNPSVLRIFDNNEPGLTKVRSTIDDERCRYLSGDVRDRDRLARAMEDIDIVIHTAAMKHVDICEYNPFEAVKTNTLGLQNIVDTAIDANVERVVFTSSDKAVNPANTMGTTKLLGEKLITAGNNHRGDRNLRFASVRFGNIINSSQSVIPIFAGQIRDGGPVTLTDERMTRFFLTYDDVFDLVSQAIKKMQGGEVFVYKMPAMKIEDLAEAMIETLAPEYGYDPTEIGINVIGRRPGETFHEEIMTEREAQRAYENDEMYAIQPEMDEFQAETSTVGFTDPSELVLSSENAPKLSKDEIVKLLEENGPLIATESDFDRNHGSETESEEQSDSFNGTSAIDH is encoded by the coding sequence ATGATTACGGGAAACAACATTCTTCTCACAGGTGGTGCCGGATCAGTTGCTCGAACATTGATCCCGAGATTCCTAGATCAAAATCCGTCCGTGTTACGGATTTTCGACAATAACGAACCAGGTCTCACAAAGGTCCGGTCAACCATAGACGATGAGCGATGTCGCTACCTCTCTGGCGATGTTCGCGACAGGGATCGGTTAGCACGAGCCATGGAAGATATCGATATCGTCATTCACACGGCAGCGATGAAACATGTCGATATATGCGAATATAATCCGTTCGAAGCGGTGAAAACGAATACGCTGGGACTACAGAACATAGTCGACACAGCGATCGATGCGAACGTCGAACGCGTCGTGTTTACGAGCAGTGATAAAGCCGTAAATCCGGCGAACACGATGGGTACGACGAAACTTCTCGGAGAGAAACTCATTACAGCAGGCAACAACCATCGTGGCGATCGGAACCTCCGGTTCGCATCAGTCCGGTTTGGGAACATCATTAACTCTTCGCAGTCAGTTATTCCGATTTTCGCTGGCCAAATCCGCGATGGAGGGCCCGTCACCCTTACTGACGAGCGCATGACCCGTTTTTTCCTGACCTACGACGATGTTTTCGATCTAGTGTCACAGGCGATAAAGAAAATGCAAGGCGGCGAAGTGTTCGTTTACAAAATGCCTGCGATGAAGATCGAAGATCTCGCAGAGGCGATGATCGAAACTTTGGCACCCGAATACGGGTACGACCCAACGGAAATCGGCATAAACGTGATCGGACGGCGGCCCGGGGAGACGTTCCATGAGGAGATCATGACTGAGCGAGAGGCACAACGCGCATACGAGAACGACGAGATGTATGCGATTCAACCGGAGATGGACGAGTTCCAGGCGGAAACAAGTACAGTCGGATTCACGGATCCATCGGAGCTTGTTCTGTCTTCCGAGAATGCACCGAAACTTTCGAAAGACGAGATCGTAAAATTACTCGAAGAAAACGGTCCTCTGATTGCGACAGAGTCGGATTTCGACCGAAACCACGGCTCTGAGACGGAATCGGAAGAGCAGAGTGACAGTTTTAACGGAACAAGCGCTATCGATCACTAA
- a CDS encoding dTDP-glucose 4,6-dehydratase, translated as MSKIVVVTGAAGFIGRWVVRELLERGYTVRGLDDLSNSSHRNIAEFEDSERFDLVEGDVCNPKTVTSRFDDDVDACIHLAAEIDVQESLEDPQSHFESNVVGTQNILEACRQAEARLGLVGTCMVYDMVDSDAGIDEEHPVKPASPYAGSKLAAEDLAEGYYHGYDLPVTILRPFNTYGPYQKTSMAGGVVSIFTNRDLQGKPLKIFGDGTQTRDLLYATDCARFIVDGTFSDDAIGEVLNAGTGTDISINELAEVIATEDTEITHVEHHHPQSEVQKLLCDPSKAEEMLGWEPQVSLEEGIDQLRDWLREQNES; from the coding sequence ATGAGCAAAATAGTAGTTGTTACCGGTGCTGCAGGGTTTATCGGTCGTTGGGTCGTCCGGGAATTGCTCGAGCGAGGCTATACCGTTCGAGGGTTGGATGATCTCTCTAACAGTTCACATCGAAATATTGCCGAGTTCGAAGACTCGGAACGGTTCGATCTCGTGGAAGGAGATGTCTGTAACCCGAAAACCGTTACGAGTCGCTTTGATGACGATGTCGATGCCTGTATCCACCTCGCTGCGGAGATTGACGTGCAGGAGAGTCTCGAGGATCCGCAATCGCACTTTGAGTCGAACGTCGTTGGCACGCAGAACATACTCGAAGCCTGCCGTCAAGCGGAGGCGCGACTCGGATTGGTCGGGACGTGTATGGTGTACGACATGGTCGATTCCGACGCCGGAATCGATGAAGAGCATCCGGTAAAGCCAGCCTCGCCATACGCCGGATCGAAGCTCGCTGCCGAAGACCTCGCTGAGGGATACTATCACGGCTACGATCTACCAGTGACGATTCTCCGACCGTTCAATACATACGGTCCGTATCAGAAAACGAGCATGGCAGGCGGTGTCGTGTCGATCTTCACGAATCGCGATCTTCAGGGTAAACCCCTGAAAATCTTCGGGGACGGGACGCAAACCCGGGATCTGTTGTACGCAACTGACTGTGCCCGATTTATCGTCGACGGAACATTCTCGGACGACGCCATCGGAGAAGTGTTGAACGCCGGTACGGGTACAGATATCTCCATCAACGAACTCGCAGAAGTCATCGCAACGGAAGACACTGAGATCACTCACGTCGAACACCACCATCCGCAGAGCGAGGTTCAGAAACTCCTCTGCGATCCATCGAAAGCCGAAGAGATGCTGGGCTGGGAACCGCAGGTGTCCCTTGAGGAAGGCATCGATCAACTTCGAGACTGGCTTCGAGAACAAAACGAGTCATAA